One window of the Amycolatopsis mediterranei genome contains the following:
- a CDS encoding response regulator codes for MSDPGATVLVVDDEPQIVRALRINLTARGYKVITAHDGTAALKAVAETKPDVVVLDLGLPDLDGTEVIAGLRGWTTVPIIVLSARGDSADKVEALDAGADDYVTKPFGMDELLARLRAAVRRSAVAGADDADAVVDTASFSVDLAAKKVRRHDGVEVHLTKTEWGVLELLVRNRGRLVAQKQLLHEVWGPSYETESHYLRVYLAQLRRKLEREPSRPRHLLTEPGIGYRFEV; via the coding sequence ATGAGCGACCCGGGCGCCACCGTGCTGGTGGTCGACGACGAACCGCAGATCGTGCGGGCACTGCGGATCAACCTGACCGCCCGCGGCTACAAGGTGATCACCGCGCACGACGGCACGGCCGCGTTGAAAGCGGTGGCCGAGACCAAGCCCGACGTGGTGGTTCTGGACCTCGGCCTGCCCGACCTCGACGGCACCGAAGTGATCGCGGGCCTGCGCGGCTGGACGACGGTCCCGATCATCGTGCTCTCGGCGCGCGGCGACTCGGCCGACAAGGTCGAGGCCCTCGACGCGGGCGCCGACGACTACGTGACGAAGCCGTTCGGCATGGACGAGCTGCTGGCGCGGCTGCGCGCGGCGGTCCGCCGTTCGGCGGTGGCGGGCGCGGACGACGCGGACGCGGTGGTGGACACGGCGTCGTTCAGCGTGGACCTGGCGGCGAAGAAGGTCCGCCGCCACGACGGCGTGGAGGTGCACCTGACGAAGACGGAGTGGGGCGTGCTGGAGCTGCTGGTCCGCAACCGCGGCCGGCTGGTGGCGCAGAAGCAGCTCCTGCACGAGGTGTGGGGCCCGTCGTACGAGACGGAGTCGCACTACCTGCGGGTGTACCTGGCCCAGCTGCGGCGCAAGCTGGAACGGGAACCCTCCCGGCCCCGGCACCTGCTCACCGAACCGGGGATA